A single genomic interval of Selenobaculum gibii harbors:
- a CDS encoding cysteine hydrolase family protein, which yields MKKALLVIDMLHDFIDPAGALYCGSEGEKIVPVIKNIIEEFLSEGAEIFYICDSHREDDLEFKRFPKHCVTGTIGAEVISSLNFACKDDHMILKQRYSAFYQTNLEEKLVGIDEVVLVGVCTNICVLFTAEELCNRDKRVIIYKDAVASFDKKAHENALAEMKNVLGVIIK from the coding sequence ATGAAAAAAGCACTTTTGGTAATTGATATGTTACATGATTTTATTGACCCTGCTGGCGCACTTTACTGTGGAAGCGAAGGTGAAAAAATTGTTCCCGTTATAAAGAATATAATAGAAGAATTTTTATCCGAAGGTGCAGAAATCTTTTATATTTGTGACTCACATAGAGAAGACGATCTAGAATTTAAACGATTTCCCAAACATTGTGTTACAGGAACAATTGGTGCTGAGGTAATTTCGTCTCTTAATTTTGCCTGTAAAGATGATCATATGATTTTAAAGCAACGCTACAGTGCTTTTTATCAAACTAATTTAGAAGAAAAATTAGTTGGTATAGATGAAGTTGTATTAGTTGGTGTATGTACAAATATTTGTGTATTATTTACTGCCGAAGAGTTATGTAATCGTGACAAAAGAGTTATTATATATAAAGATGCTGTTGCTAGCTTTGATAAAAAGGCGCATGAAAATGCATTGGCAGAAATGAAGAATGTATTAGGCGTAATAATAAAATAA
- a CDS encoding nitronate monooxygenase — MKNIMEVLNIKYPIIQGGMAWISEAKLAAAVSNAGGAGIIAAGGRTAEYIREQIQLAKTLTDKSFGVNIQLMAPNKDEIVSVVCEEKPAFVTLGAGNPVPFLAKFKEAGVKTIPVVPNVKLAKRVEAAGADAIVVEGMEAGGHIGVLTTMPLMTQVIPEVNIPVIVAGGFGDGRGLAAALTMGAAGVQMGTRFLLAEECGVHANVKAKLIEAADTDSIVTGQTIGHAVRGVKNKFSLNFVDLEKKGTSEEELIKLATGTNRLAAVDGDVENGMVQAGQTLLPLKKVEPAKVIIDTIIAEAKETLAKAQKIQL; from the coding sequence ATGAAAAATATAATGGAAGTTTTAAATATTAAATATCCGATTATTCAAGGTGGTATGGCTTGGATTTCAGAAGCTAAATTAGCTGCGGCCGTGTCAAACGCAGGAGGAGCTGGCATCATTGCTGCTGGTGGTAGAACTGCTGAATATATTCGTGAACAAATTCAATTAGCAAAAACTTTAACAGATAAGTCTTTTGGTGTAAATATACAATTGATGGCACCGAATAAAGATGAAATTGTAAGTGTCGTTTGTGAAGAAAAACCGGCTTTTGTTACATTAGGTGCAGGCAATCCAGTACCTTTCTTAGCAAAGTTTAAAGAAGCAGGTGTAAAAACGATTCCTGTTGTACCAAATGTGAAATTAGCAAAACGTGTTGAAGCAGCTGGTGCAGATGCAATTGTTGTAGAAGGTATGGAAGCGGGTGGACATATTGGTGTACTTACTACAATGCCATTAATGACACAGGTAATTCCAGAGGTGAATATCCCCGTAATTGTAGCTGGAGGCTTTGGTGATGGACGGGGGCTAGCAGCAGCACTTACTATGGGAGCAGCTGGTGTACAAATGGGAACAAGATTCTTGTTAGCTGAAGAATGTGGAGTACATGCAAATGTTAAAGCAAAATTAATTGAAGCAGCTGATACAGATAGTATTGTAACCGGACAAACGATTGGCCATGCTGTTCGCGGAGTAAAAAATAAGTTTTCTTTAAATTTTGTAGATTTAGAGAAAAAAGGAACATCAGAAGAAGAATTAATTAAACTAGCTACTGGAACAAATAGACTTGCTGCTGTAGATGGCGATGTAGAAAATGGTATGGTTCAAGCAGGGCAAACTTTATTACCATTGAAAAAGGTTGAACCGGCTAAAGTAATTATTGATACAATTATTGCCGAAGCAAAAGAAACGTTGGCAAAAGCGCAAAAAATTCAATTATGA
- a CDS encoding ECF transporter S component: MGFEKNRALKVNDIVKIGMLAAMCAIMTSIKVPFGADAMVHLGTACVFLIGILFGGIYAGFAAAIGSGFFDLLMGFSPYTLWSFFIKGIAGFLIGTIAHGLWPKKTFDGWLKKALLGMVIAAIWTLGGYILAWWYVTGSLTIAISYIPSSIMTSTAGFIVAVVVAPVLRKKI, from the coding sequence ATGGGATTTGAGAAAAATAGAGCTTTAAAGGTAAATGATATTGTAAAGATAGGAATGCTCGCTGCTATGTGTGCTATTATGACTTCAATAAAAGTTCCCTTTGGCGCCGATGCAATGGTACATTTAGGAACTGCCTGTGTATTTTTAATTGGTATTTTATTTGGCGGAATTTATGCTGGGTTCGCTGCAGCGATTGGTTCAGGCTTTTTTGATTTGCTAATGGGTTTTTCACCGTATACTTTATGGTCATTTTTTATAAAAGGGATAGCTGGATTTTTAATTGGAACAATTGCGCACGGATTATGGCCAAAAAAAACTTTTGATGGGTGGTTAAAAAAAGCTTTGCTTGGCATGGTTATTGCAGCGATATGGACTTTAGGTGGATATATATTGGCGTGGTGGTATGTAACGGGAAGTTTAACAATCGCAATAAGTTATATTCCTAGTTCCATTATGACATCTACTGCCGGATTTATTGTTGCTGTAGTTGTAGCTCCTGTTTTAAGAAAAAAAATATAA
- a CDS encoding beta-class carbonic anhydrase produces the protein MSILSEIMTANEYFTTHLPKSYSEKKENNEKLPKRHMAIVTCMDTRLVEFLEPALGVSRGEAKIIKNAGNTVTGTFEATIRSLVVSIFELGVKEIFVIGHHDCGVANTNSKELIQKMLERGIAKEAIQMIQSELERWIDDFQDPLQNIQTVVAKIKTNPLIPKDIAIHGLIFDPKTGKVDIVVDGYESIDK, from the coding sequence ATGTCCATTTTAAGTGAAATAATGACAGCAAATGAGTATTTTACTACTCATTTACCTAAAAGTTATTCTGAAAAAAAAGAGAATAATGAAAAATTACCAAAACGACATATGGCTATTGTTACATGTATGGATACCCGTTTAGTAGAATTTTTGGAACCTGCACTTGGAGTTAGTCGTGGTGAGGCCAAAATTATTAAAAATGCAGGCAATACAGTAACAGGAACGTTTGAAGCTACAATACGCAGTTTAGTTGTAAGTATATTTGAGTTAGGAGTTAAAGAGATATTTGTTATTGGTCACCATGACTGTGGCGTTGCGAATACAAATTCAAAAGAGCTGATTCAGAAAATGCTTGAGCGCGGTATTGCAAAAGAAGCAATTCAAATGATTCAAAGTGAATTAGAAAGATGGATTGATGATTTTCAAGATCCTTTACAAAATATACAAACCGTTGTAGCAAAAATAAAAACCAATCCTTTAATACCAAAGGATATTGCAATTCATGGTTTAATTTTTGATCCTAAAACAGGAAAAGTTGATATTGTTGTTGATGGATATGAAAGTATAGATAAATAA
- a CDS encoding metal ABC transporter substrate-binding protein: MGRKLLSVFIGIMVMSLFFIGCAGNKTVEQSKEGKYRVVTSFYPMYITALNVTKGIEGVEVINMTKPQTGCLHDYQLTPEDVKTLDKADVFIINGAGMESFMEKVINGRKNLHIIDASRGIELLKDSSGEENPHVWVSVSDAIEQVNNIASQLAQLDGKHAEQYKENAKAYIDKLEQLKHEMHDEIDSSENKNIVTFHEAFPYFAKEFNLNIVSVIEREPGTEPSPKELEATIEQIKDLHIKALFAEPQYPAGSADTIAKETGAKVYTLDPVVSGEANSNAADDYINIMKKNTKVLKEALN; this comes from the coding sequence ATGGGGAGAAAACTTTTAAGTGTTTTTATTGGCATAATGGTTATGTCATTATTTTTTATCGGCTGCGCAGGAAATAAAACTGTAGAGCAAAGTAAAGAGGGAAAGTATCGTGTTGTGACTTCATTTTATCCGATGTATATTACAGCTTTAAATGTGACTAAAGGCATTGAAGGCGTGGAAGTAATTAATATGACAAAACCACAAACAGGTTGTCTACATGATTATCAACTGACGCCCGAAGATGTAAAGACATTAGATAAGGCCGATGTTTTTATTATTAATGGAGCAGGGATGGAGTCCTTTATGGAAAAGGTAATCAACGGCCGTAAAAATTTACATATTATTGATGCAAGCCGAGGAATTGAGTTGCTAAAAGACTCGAGTGGTGAGGAAAATCCTCATGTTTGGGTTAGTGTAAGCGATGCTATAGAGCAAGTGAATAATATTGCTAGCCAGTTAGCCCAATTAGATGGAAAGCATGCCGAGCAATACAAGGAGAATGCAAAAGCATATATAGATAAACTTGAGCAATTGAAACATGAAATGCATGACGAGATAGATTCTTCCGAGAATAAAAATATTGTAACTTTTCATGAGGCTTTCCCTTATTTTGCAAAAGAGTTTAATCTCAACATTGTTTCAGTCATTGAACGTGAACCTGGAACAGAACCATCACCTAAAGAATTAGAGGCAACGATTGAGCAGATAAAAGATTTGCATATTAAAGCATTATTTGCGGAACCACAATATCCGGCGGGTTCGGCTGATACAATTGCAAAAGAAACTGGTGCAAAAGTGTACACGCTTGATCCTGTGGTAAGCGGAGAGGCAAATAGTAATGCAGCAGATGATTATATTAATATAATGAAGAAAAACACTAAAGTCTTAAAAGAGGCGTTAAATTGA
- a CDS encoding potassium/proton antiporter encodes MEFIFLVSAIVIILCIASSGISNKYGVPSLLIFIFLGMLFGSDGIFKIHFDNYVFAERICSFALIFIMFYGGFVTNWKIAKPIIGKAVCLSTLGVILTAALTGVFCYYVLGFDLFESFLLGAVISSTDAASVFSILRSKKLNLKYGTASLLEVESGSNDPASYMLTMMAIIMIGGESLGKLGIMAFNQIVLGIFSGVVIFLFAKLMLKRASFMKDGLDAIFVFAIAVAAYAFPQIIGGNGYLSAYLVGLLLGNSKIKNKTVLIHFFDGITGLSQIAIFFLLGLLAFPSQIPAIFLSAFCIAIFLTFIARPIAIFAILGPAGCNIRQSLLVSWAGLRGAASIVFAIMAVSSGVDTNNDVFHIVFCIALLSVAFQGTLLPWVSEKLDMVDNQDNVLKTFNDYQEDTEMQLIKTYIPESHPWIGKSISEIKLMIDILVVMIKRGDETIIPKGDTIIFAGDFLILSGETYYDDGNVMLSEIKIEEGHPWLNKTLRELELPDETLVMIIKHADGATIIPKGKNRIKEGDILVLSGYES; translated from the coding sequence ATGGAATTTATATTTTTAGTTTCAGCTATCGTTATTATCCTTTGTATTGCATCTAGTGGAATTTCAAACAAATATGGAGTACCTTCATTATTAATTTTTATTTTTCTCGGAATGCTATTTGGCTCAGATGGTATTTTTAAAATTCATTTCGATAATTATGTATTTGCAGAGCGTATTTGCTCTTTTGCATTAATTTTTATTATGTTTTATGGAGGCTTCGTAACCAATTGGAAAATTGCAAAGCCGATTATAGGAAAAGCCGTGTGTCTTTCTACTCTTGGTGTTATTTTGACAGCAGCTTTAACAGGAGTTTTTTGTTATTACGTTCTAGGGTTTGATCTATTTGAAAGTTTTCTGCTAGGAGCTGTTATTAGTTCGACAGATGCTGCATCTGTATTTTCAATTTTACGTTCAAAAAAATTGAATTTAAAATATGGCACAGCTTCACTTCTAGAAGTGGAGAGCGGAAGTAATGATCCTGCCTCTTATATGCTTACTATGATGGCAATTATTATGATAGGCGGGGAGTCCCTAGGTAAATTAGGAATAATGGCCTTTAATCAAATCGTATTGGGGATTTTTTCAGGAGTTGTAATTTTTTTATTTGCAAAACTTATGCTAAAAAGAGCTTCTTTTATGAAAGATGGATTAGATGCAATCTTTGTTTTTGCTATAGCTGTGGCGGCTTATGCTTTTCCACAAATAATTGGGGGGAATGGATATCTAAGTGCATATCTCGTAGGCCTTTTGCTGGGAAATAGTAAAATAAAGAATAAAACGGTGCTGATTCATTTTTTTGATGGAATCACGGGTTTATCTCAGATTGCAATTTTCTTTTTGCTTGGATTACTAGCGTTTCCTTCGCAAATACCAGCAATATTCTTATCAGCGTTTTGTATAGCTATTTTCTTAACTTTTATTGCAAGACCAATTGCAATTTTTGCGATTTTAGGTCCAGCAGGATGCAATATTAGGCAGAGTCTTTTAGTATCGTGGGCAGGATTGCGTGGTGCTGCTTCTATTGTTTTTGCTATAATGGCTGTGAGTAGTGGTGTTGATACTAATAATGATGTTTTTCATATTGTATTTTGTATTGCTTTACTTTCAGTGGCTTTCCAGGGGACTTTACTTCCGTGGGTGTCAGAAAAATTAGATATGGTGGATAATCAGGATAATGTTCTTAAAACCTTTAATGATTATCAAGAAGATACAGAAATGCAATTAATTAAAACATATATCCCGGAAAGTCATCCGTGGATCGGAAAGTCAATTAGTGAGATAAAATTGATGATTGATATCTTAGTTGTGATGATTAAAAGAGGCGATGAAACGATTATTCCAAAAGGTGACACTATAATTTTTGCTGGTGATTTTCTAATTTTAAGTGGGGAAACTTATTACGATGATGGTAATGTTATGTTATCGGAAATAAAAATAGAGGAAGGACATCCTTGGCTGAATAAAACGCTAAGAGAACTAGAACTTCCTGACGAGACTTTAGTGATGATTATTAAGCATGCAGATGGGGCGACAATTATTCCTAAAGGGAAAAATCGCATTAAAGAAGGCGATATTTTGGTATTAAGCGGATATGAGTCTTAA
- the speD gene encoding adenosylmethionine decarboxylase — translation MKLIARHLTVDMYGCKAKNLSDLDFIKKIIDITVADANMTLIDSSIHLLDDKNLNAIALVKEGHISIHTYPDLGYTAVDVFNCSDNSRPEKIVATIKSFLKPEKTKTTFLKRGDFGAIKDMKPKIKVSVAPFRRIRNTGARVIKLLSRKQR, via the coding sequence ATGAAATTAATCGCAAGGCATCTAACAGTTGATATGTATGGTTGCAAAGCAAAGAATCTAAGCGACTTAGATTTCATTAAAAAAATTATTGATATCACCGTTGCTGATGCAAACATGACACTAATTGACTCCTCTATTCATTTACTTGATGATAAAAATCTAAATGCAATTGCATTGGTAAAAGAAGGTCATATTAGTATTCATACGTATCCTGATTTAGGATATACTGCTGTAGATGTATTCAATTGCAGTGACAACAGCCGTCCAGAAAAAATAGTGGCAACAATTAAAAGCTTTTTAAAACCAGAAAAAACAAAAACAACTTTTTTAAAACGCGGTGATTTTGGTGCAATTAAAGATATGAAACCAAAAATCAAAGTAAGTGTAGCTCCCTTTAGACGTATTCGGAACACAGGTGCTCGCGTAATTAAATTACTTTCCCGTAAACAACGTTAA